ATATTATAATTAATAATTTACAGTTAAGATTTATTAGTATATTATAATTAATAATTTACAGTTAAGATTTATTAGTATATTATAATTAATAATTTACAGTTAACATCTAGTATTATATTGTATTATATTATAATTAATAATTTACAGTTAACATCTAGTATTATATTGTATTATATTATAATTAATAATTTATTAATATATTATTAATTTCAATCCACAATTATTATATTCATTAAATTAAAAATTAAAAAAAATTAATGATAAATATAATTAGTTACAGGCTCCACAATTATAACAATCCCCATCTTCACACCATGGAGTTTGCTGACTATTTTTTATTTTTTCATATTCTAATTTTAAAAACTCTTTACTTACACTTACATCTATACAATCCCATGGTAACTTGTCTTCTAAAGTATAATTTGGAGCATTTTCACCCCATTCTTTAATACTAATCTTCTTATTTAAAGATTTTTCAATTAGATTTCCAATTTCCCTATCACCACAAGATAAAACATATTGAATAAGGCCCATTTTTGCACTATCAAACTTAATATCTAATCCTTTTAAATTCTTTTTAAGATATTTTATTTTCAACTTAATGTCTTTCATATTATAAGTTTCCCATTGAAGGGGAGTATGTGCTTTAGGGATAAGTGGATTAACACTAAAGCTAATTGAAACTTTAGCTTTTTTAGTTGAAGTTTTTGACTTTGAATTAAACTTATACTTCATAGAATCAATCTGCTTCATTAGACTTGCAAGTTGGCAAATATCCTCCTGTGTCTCATAGGGCAAACCGATTAAAAAATACAATTTAATATTAAAACCTAATTCAACAGCATCACCTATAACACGAAAAACATCCTCATCTTCAATATCCTTATTTATTCGACACCTTAATGAGTATATCGATTCAGGAGCTATTGTTAATGTTTTTAATCCGCTTGATTTAAGTGCAATTAATGTTTCTTTAGTAATGGATTCAATTCTCATAGATGGCATTGATACTTGAAAGCCCTTTTCTTTTAAACCATTAGTTAATTCATTAATTTTAGAATAATCTGAAACAGCTGCACCTATTAATGATATTTTATTTAAGCCAGTGTTTTCTCTAGCTTCTTCTGCAATAGAAAAAAGATAATCCAAGTTTGTTTCTCTAAGGGGCCTATACAAATAGCTAGACATACAGAATCTGCATCCCCTTGTACATGCTCTAGATACATTTAATAAGATTGAGTTTGAAAATGCAGGAATAAAATCTTTATCATCAGTTTCACTAACAATCGGATAAGTTAAATGATATATCTTATCCATATCCTCTGAAAGTGCAATTTCAGTATTGTTATTAAATTCAGATATGTATAAACCCTGTATATCTAAAAATGGAGATAAATCTCTTTTACTTCTAAAATTAACCCCCCTATTGTTAATCTTTTTATTGTTTTTCTTATTTGATAAGTTTAATTCCAAATATAAATCTAAAAAGTCATATAAGACTGCTTCAGCCTCACCAACAACAAAGATATCTATAAAGTCAGATAATGGTAATGGATTAGAGCTTGCACAAGGCCCACCTGCAATAATTAAAGGATCTTCATTTGTTCTATCTTCCCTTCTTAAAGGAATATTCGCTTCTTTTAAAATCTCTAAAATATTAAAATAGTCTTGTTCATATTGTAGAGAAAAGGAGATTATATCAAAATCAGATAATGGGCTATTAGTTTCAAGACTTCTTATAGATGGATATATTATTCTTTCACAGTAGCTATCCTCTCTTTCATTTATATAATTATAAATTATTTGATAACCTAAGGAACTCATTGCAGTTTTATAAACATTCGGATAGACTAATCCAAAACGTATATCTGATTTTAATGGATTTTTTATAATTATATTCTTTTCTTTAAACATGTTTTTAGTTCCTTAGTGAATAAAATTAGCACTTTTAATTCTTAAATTAATATAAATTTTGTTTATACAAATATAATAAATTTTACTATAGATTAACTTTTTTTATATTTCTTAGAATTTATTAAATAAAATCAATTTAATTAAAGAAATAAATCTCTCCAAAACAAAATCAATTTAATTAAAGAAATAAAATTCACCAAATAAAATCAATTTAACAACTAAAATTAAAATTTCAATCTTATTTTAATATTTATATCATAATACAAGTAATATATAAAGTTTTTTGTTAAAATAAAATCGTGATTTTACACAAAAACACAATTAGAAAATATATTTAAATTAAAAAAGTCAAATAAGAATTTACTAATCTTTAAAATAAAAAATATAGATTCTTATGAATATTATTTTTAAAGATAGTTTTAAAATAAATGGAGGCAATCTAAGAAAAATGAGGTGTTACTATTAGAAAAAAAATGATTTTTTTAGCTTTATTACTAGTACTTATTTTTAGTATTAGCAGTGCTAGTTCTCAAAGTATAAAGATTGATGATACAAATAATATTAATGATAATAAAGTCCTTAAATCAAATTCTCTATCAAACAGTTTAATTACTGAAAAAACTAATTTAAGTGCTACAACTAAAGTAAAAACCAATACAACAAATACAAAAAAGACAAATACAACAAAGAAAACAACTACAGAAAAAACAAAAGAAAATACAACAACGGTAACTAAAAAAACATTAGCGAAAACATCTGCAAGTTTTATGAATTATGTAGAGAAGAATGGAAAATTTCCTAAAGTTAAAATTAGTAATAAAAATTATTCAAATACAGAATATCTATATTTAATCTCAAAAGCTATTGAAAATAATTCCAATTCAGAAATTGAGATAAAAAAGAATTTAATTAAACCATATAATAATTCAAATTCTAAATCTGTAAAAGGTAATTTAAATAAAACAGAATATGTAAAAATAGCTAGCAAAACTAGGGAATTTATTGAAAAGAATAAAAGAGCTCCAAATTGGGCTTCATCTTCAAAAGGCAATATTCATTATAATCAATTGATTTTAACATTTAGCAAATGTTTAGATAATTATAATAAGACTAACAAGTTACCTAATTCTATAAAACTTGATGATTTAGATTTAAATAAAATAAAAACTAAGTTAAATAAGAAAACTAGTAAATCTACAACAGATAATAAAGTTAATAGTACAAATAAATCCACAACAAATACCAGCTCTAAAATAACCACAAATAAATCCACAACAAATACCAGCTCTAAAATAACCACAAATAAATCCACAACAAATACCAGCTCTAAAATAACTGCAAATAAACCTATAGCAACAAAAACAAACCTAACAAAAACAGAACCTAAAGACACAGCAACAAAAATAAATCCATCAACAGAAAATAAAAATAATCTTAATTTAGTTGAAAGAACAATGAATAGCATCAATAGCATCTTAAATAACATTTTAGAAAAATTAAATCCCTTTAAATATAAACTAGATTTAACCAGATCTGATGAAGCTAACATTAAACTAAATAATAGTAAGGTAAATATTGATGGTGATAAATCAACAATTAATGTAAAAGTATCAACAAAGGATAGAAATAACCTAACAAATGCTAACACAACAACAACAAAGAAAACCAACACAACAAATACCAAAAACACAAATACAACAACAAAAACCAACACAACTAGTTCTAAAAACACAAATACAACAAAAACGACTTCTAAAACTAAAGCTAATATTGCAAGTATAAATAAAACTTCTATTAATGAAGATTTAAAAAAATATTTATCCAGTAGTAAAAACTGTCAAGTTAACAATAAAGCAATTAAAGATTTAGCTAAGACATTAACTTCTTCTCTTAAAACAAATTATGAAAAGGCTAAAAAGTTATTCAATTGGGTACGTGACAATATTCAATACACTAAATACCGCAACACTAGAAAAGGAGCTGTGAAAACACTTCAAACAAAAAAAGGTAATTGTGTTGACCAAAGTCATTTATTAATTGCATTATCAAGAGCTTCTGGAATTCCTGCAAGATATGTTAAAGGAACCAATTGTAAATTTAGTAACGGTTATGTTTCTGGCCATATTTGGACTCAAATGTATATAGGAAATAAATGGATTGTTGCAGATACAACAAGTTCAAGAAATAGTTTAGGAAAAATAAAAAATTGGAATACAAAAAACTATACATTGTGTGGGGAATTCAGTTCAATAAGTTTTTAAGTAAATTCCATTAAAATGCAGCATTTTATTAAGTTTTAATTGATTATTTAGTTCTATTTTAATAATAATTAATTAAAACTTTTTTTAAAATATGATGATTAAAAAACTTTTTTAAATGATTTAACTAATTTAACCAATAAAAAAAATTAAACAAATCACAGAAAATTTTTAAAGTATATGAAAAATAGTTAGAATAATTAAAATATTAAAAATATAAAAATAGTTAGAATGAAAGCGCCGGGACGGGGATTTGAACCCCGGAGATCTATTGATCATCGGATTAGCAGTCCGACGCCGTACCAGGCTGGGCCATCCCGACATAAAAATGAATAAAAGTTTTTATATAAATCAGAAGTATATAATACAACTATTATTATTTTATATTTACTTATTATATAAACTTTTTCTTTTTAAAAGTCAACACATTTAAAAACTGATAAAAATATGAAATCTGTTCATTAGATAAATTTCAATATTGAAAACATTAAAAAAAGTTCATTAAAGTGGCATATAAAGGAGTGGACAAATTTCATCAATTAAGGTTATCTGAAAAACTAACTCCACCCCGCTGTTCTACAAGCATCAGCTGTAAGCGGTAGAGCTGCTCCTTTCCAGGCCTAACACGTTCCCACAACAAAGTTAATTAAATATTACCCTCCAGTAATATCCTTAACACCATTGATCCTGCAGGACGGGGCTTCTATATCAGCTTCGCAGGCCCTAATTAAATCCAAATGCCGCCTCCTAAATTTCGACTGCACCAAAGGAGATTTGTGCTTACAGAGGACTCCTAACCCTCCAGTCTAGCCAATATATTATTTCTTTTTAATCTTATATAAACTTTATCAATAAATGCTTTTTTAATATATATTCCATTATTTAAGTTAAATTTGGATAAAAAACTCATTAGATAAAATAAGAACAATTAAGAAAATAAAAATAAAAAAACAGTTTAAAATAAGAACAACAAAGAAAATAAAAATAAAAAACAGTTTAAAATAAGAACAACAAAGAAAAGAAAAGAAAAAAATAGTTTAAAATAAGAAAATCATAATATAAAAAATAAAAATAATTAAAAACAATGGAAAATAAAATAAAAATTATTCTTTAAGTATTTTAATAATATCCCCATCAGATATAATACCTACAAGTTCACCATCATCAACAACAGGTAATTGGTTAATAATACTATCTCCAGGAGCTTTATCAAACATTATAGAAATTGCATCTTTTATAGTATTTTCAGAAGATACAGATGCAACATCTTTAACCATAACAGATTTAACTTTAGTACCGTATTGATACTTATCTAAAATCAAATTATGTCCTAAATCAGTAGCAGTAACTATACCTACCATTTTTCCATCATCAACAACAGGCATTGCACTTATTTTATATTTCATTAATTTTTCAAAGGCAAAAACAGTTTCTTCATCACAGTTTACTGTTAAAACATCTTTTGTCATTAAATCTTTAACTTTAGTCTTTTCTAACATCATTCAAACCTCCATAATATTTAGCTATTGCTTTAATTATAAACTCTCTAGTTTCAACCATATCTACATTTTCAATAATAGGTACCCCTTCTTTTTTTGCTTGATCTTCCATATATTTTAAGGTTTTTCTAATAGAATCAAAATTATCTAAATATTTTTTAAGTGGCCTGCTAGCCCAACCATCATTACAACGAGAATAAAATCTACTTTTATGCATTTCCTCATCTTTAAGAGTTAATGTAAACATTAATACATTATCTTTATCCATTAAATCTTTACGAATAAAGCCTGGAACTAGGTGCACTCCTTCAATAATAATACTTATTCCTTCAGTTAATGCTCTTTCAATAACAGCCTCTATTCCAACACTTACTGTTCCAACATGGTCTTTAAAGCCTGCTAAAACATAGTCAAATTCTGGTGGAGGAGCTACTCTAAAGCCTTTTTGAGAAGAAAATGAAGATTCATGAATTACTGGGCTTAGCTCTTTAGATACAATTTTACGCATAACTTCTCTAATCATATCAGTACTTATCATGCTTTTTATACCTAATCTTCTAGATACCTCATAAGATATAGAGGAAGTACCTACTCCAGATGCACCACCAATTAAAATAATTAAGGGATCATCACTATTTCGTATTTTTCTCCAATTTAAATAATTTTCAGCAATTAAAGGATTTTCTTCCTCTAATAATTCAATAATTCTATTAACTAAGTCATTAGTAGATATTGTTGTAATACTCTTTTCAACTAAATCGGATTCAATTTTATTAGAAATTTCATGGGCTTTATTAGGTTTTAATTCTGCACGAATAAGTGATCTTGATAGAATACCTTTTGAAAAGGGTTCTGTATAAACTTTACCTTTAACTTCTCTACGGACTAGAACCATAAAATCACAACCTTAACTCAAAATGTACTTAATTCATTATCTATTACTACTTTAATTTAGCTATTAATTTGCTAATAAATGAAAAGATAAGCTATTAAATTTAATTAATAAAGCTAATGATAATTAAAAGCAAAAAATAGTTAAAATTTTAGAAAATATAGATATGTTTTCATTATTAATTATATTTGATATTTAAATATTATAAAGTTTTATATTTGATTTTTGTATAAAAAATCCATTAAAAAAAATAGGGTAAAAATAGAAAAAAATAAAAAATAACTAGTTTCAAGTACCACTCAAAAGAAAAGAAAAATTAAAAAAATAAAAAATAACTAGCTTCAAGCACCACTCAAAAGAAAAGAAAAATAAAAAATAACTAGTTTCAAGCACCGCTCAAAAGAAAAGAAAAAATTTAGCAGAGGCTTTAACCTAAAATTAAAAAGCTGAGGTCTATAAATCAACAATCTCTACATTGAATTTAGCATCTTCATCTACTTCAATTAAGATTGCATGATTATCTTCAAGCATACCTGGATTTGCTATAGTGGTTTTGCCTACCTTATCAATGGAACATGCTTCGTGTACATGGCCACAAATATTTATATCTGGCTGGAATTCATGAATAGGTTTTTTAACACCTTGGCTACCTACATGAGTTCCATTTTCAATTGTATCTGCTTTAGTATCATATGGAGGTGCATGAGTAAGTAAAATGGTTACTCTAGGAACTGCATCATTTCCAATATAGTCATACTCAGCTAAAAGCTCATATACATGAAGATAAATCTTATCATCATCAATTTCCCCAGGAGTATTAAATGGAGTAGGATTAGATCCACCATAACCCATAATAACTACATTTTCATAGGATATTAATTGATCATGTAAACAGAATGCAGGTCTTTCATCAGGACCACTTTCTTTAATAACATTACAGATTCCTGCAGGGTCACAGTTACCTGGAATCGCAAATACATCCACATCACATTCTTCAACAAGCTCATCAATAAATGGTTTTACAAAACTCAATGGTTCAAATTCAGTAATACTAAAATCTGTAATATCTCCAGCAATTAAGACTAAAGAAATATCTTCATTTTTTAAGTAATTGATTAAATTTTCACTTTTTTTACCGTGTATATCACTAATTGCTAAAATCTTCATTATAAAACAACCTTAAAGCTTTAAATTTAAAAAATAATAAAAGTAATTAGAAAATAAAAAATATCTGTTTATTCCAAGAAGAATGGAGCCATTTCTCTTAAAGCTGATTGAATTTTTGGTTTTTCACCATACAATGCAATTGTTAAATCACTGTCAAATTCCATTATAAGGCCATAATATTCAGCTATTTCTTGTACTCTATCTTCTGCAATTGGATTTTTTAAAGTAATTTTTGCATAAGAAAATCCTGGAGGAGCATTTAAAATAAATTTAGATTGGGTATCGGGAGTTTTAAAGATTTCCTCTCCCTTATTTGCTCTTTGGAGTTTATCTAACCATTCTTCATAGAACCCTTTATCATAAGATTCTGCTAGCGATAATAAAACTCCCTGAATTTCATTTAAAGACATATCTGCTTTAGCCATCTCATTAATCATATCTGGATGAGAAGGGTCCTTTTTATAAAAACCAATTTGAGATTTAACTAAGCCTAAGTCCTTATTAATTTCATTTGGTATTTGAATACCTTTCTTATATAATTCTGTAGAAAGATTAACTATAACCAACCAAGATCGTTCAATAGGCAAAGTGCTCATAAATGTCCTTCCAATATTTTTAAGGTAGTAACATTAACTTTTGCATCTGCTTCTCTTAATTCCCTTTTAATTTCATTGAGATTATTGTATCTATCTAAAAAGAGAACATGGTGACTACCAGTACCAGTAATATCTAAAATAGCGATTTCATCTGAATCATCAATTACATCTCTACCTTCAATAGCTGCTTTAAATTGTACATAAGGACCATACTCTTCAGGAAGATCTTTATATTTAAATATTCCACCTAATATTGCAATAAACATATCATTTCTCCTCATTTATTATAATTTTATAAGATTCATACTAGTTCAATCATTATCCAAATCATAAGATTAATAAATAAATAACTAGTTTAGTTATTAATCCAAGTCCACATAATTTCATAATATAAATTATATGAATATATTTTTAGTTATAGTAATTAATATAGTTTATTATTATACTAATGATTTTTATAAATTTTAAAACTTAGCTCATTAAATTGATTAATTATTAAATTAATCAGTATACTAATGATTCTAAATCATTATGACAAATATAATTTTTATTTTTAAACTATAAAAACATTTGTTAAAAACAAAATAAAGTTTTTTTTATTTAATATTTGCAATAATTATGAATTATTTAAAAAACTAGTATTTGAAAAATATTTTCACAAGTTTTAAAAAAAAAGCATGAAAATGAATCAGCTATCAAAACAGTTTAATCATAGCATTAAAAACAGTTGGTAAAAATGCGAACTTAAAAAATTCTTTAAAAAAAAAGAAAAAATAAGTAGTAATTTCTAACTACTTATTCGAGTTTTGCAAGAGCTTTAGATGAGTCTATTAATTGTGCGTCTAAAGTTAAATCTTCTGCACTTAATCCCATAGCTAATCCGTATAATTGAGCTAAGTGGAATACAGGAATTGAGAAGTCAGTTCCGTATTTTTCGTTTACTTCAGTTTGACCTACATCAAATTGTAAGTGACAGAATGGACATACATCAATAATAGCATCTGCACCAGCTTCAGCCATAGCATCAAGTTTTTCTTTGGTATAACTTAAAGTTACATCAAGGTCTCTAGATCTTAAACCTCCACCTGCACCACAACACATCATTTTGTTGTTGTAAGGTATAGATTTAGCACCGGTGATTTCAACTAATTCATCTAAAATAGTTGGGTTTTCTGCAGATTCCTCAATACCTACTTCATCGGTAGGTTTAAGGAAGTGACAACCGTAGTGTACAGCTACGTTGAGATCTAAGTTTTTGGTGAACATTTCAGAAATCTTATCAAGACCTACATCATTGTATAATATTTCAGCTAAATGTCTTACTTTAGTTTCACCTTTGAATTGTTTGTCAGTAGTTTCAGCTAAAATTTCGTTAATTTCATCTTTTTTAGCTGCGTTTTCTTTTAATAAGTGGTCACATTCACGTAATGAACCGAAACATCCGTTACATTCGGTCATTATTTCTAAACCCATGTCTTCTGCAATAGCGAGGTTACGTGCTGCGATAGTAGCCCAGGTGGTTTGATCGAAAGAACCAAATACACCAGGTGCAGGACAACAGGAAGCTCCTTCCATGTCTTTTAATTCAATGTCTAATTTTTCGAATAACATTCTAGTTGCTTTTTCGATACCAGGATAACGGTTGTTCATAATACAACCTAAGAAATATGCAATCTCCATAAATATTAACTCCTTAAATAAATCTATTCTAATTTTCCAGTTTCCATGTTGAAACCGATTAAATTATCAAATCCACATGCTACACAGATTTTTTGGACTTCTTCTAATGCTTCAGGGAAAGAATGTACTGATGGAGGTAATTCATCAAGTCCAATAGCTTTTCTCAAATCTCTAGTTTTATCGTTGATAGGTACACCATGACCAGTTTTAATTACGTAAGAACCAGTTGCTTTGTGTGAGTCAGCCATGTAACCAGCTTTTGCAGCTTCATTACGTGCCATTTTAATAATATCCACAATTTTTACACTTCTAGGACATCTTTCTTGACAGGTGTAACAAGTGGTACACATCCATAATGCAGGATCAGATATTACTTCGTCTTTAAGTCCCAATAAACATTTTCTTACAATTTGTCTTACTCTATAAGGAGTTCTTCTACCAGAAGGACATCCTCCACCACAGGTACCACATTGGAAACAGTGGTCTACAGTTTCAATTCCAGCATCAACGAATTTTTGAGTAAATTCTTTATCAATATCATCCATTGAATAAACATCATTTTCTTTTAATAAAGTCATATTATCGCTCTCTTCATTTTCTTCTGAAGCATCTTCTAAAGATTCTTCATCTTCTGAAAGTTTATCATCACTTGATTCTTCCTCATTTTCTAAAGAAGCTTCCTCTCCAGGAATTTCTTCAACTTCTTCTTCAGCTTCAACTTCTTCAGAAGCTTCAACTTCTTCAGAAGCCTCTGTATGAATAGGAATAATAATTTCTTCCTCTTCTTCAGGAGCTTCTGCTTCTAAAGTTTCTTCTTCGGAAATAGTTTCAGAATCAGATTTAGTTTCAATTTCCTCTTCTGAAGATGTCTGTATAGAATCAGCAGCTTCTTCAACAGATTCTGCTTCTTTAGTTAAATTTTTATCTATATCCTTTTTTGTCCCACCAAGGAGGGATTTAAGAGTATCTAACACAGACATTGAAAAACACACCTAGGACAATCATAGGTTAACCTCACGTCCTTAATCATAATTGTAATTGTATACTATATAAAGGTTTTGAAAATTTTTGAAAGTGTAAGCTAAAAGGTTACACCATTTAATGATTTTTAGGACTGCCTAAAATTAAATTTTTATCGAAGCCATCAATTTAATAAATCATAACTTCGATTATTTTAAAAGGGGATTTATAAAAATTTATAAAATTAGCAATGAATAAAATTGAAAAATTAAAAAATTAGTTAAAAAAAGAGTTTAATTAATAAAAATAGAAAAAGATCAAGCTTATCATAAGAACTCCGAAAAAGCTTTAAACAAGGCTTTAAAATAGTAGCCTTAAAAAGACTTTTGAGAATTAATATAAAGTTTTTCTAAAGTTTTAGCAAAAGCATACATTTCATCATTAGAAATATCACCTTTAATCTCCTCTTTCCATTCATCAAAGAAAGTCAGTAAACGAACAGATACTTCTTGACCCTTTTCAGTTAAAAATAATAATTTTTTAGTATTATTCTCTGAATCAATCTTTTTAAGAATTAAATCTTTAAGTAATAAATTTTTAGTAGTTTTACTAATATTCGCTTCAGTTACATGAAACTTTTTAACAAGATCTATCTGATTCAATCCTTCATCAGCATAGATTGCTAATAAAATTGGTATCTCACCAATATTTATATCTATGGATCCTACATTTTTTCTAAAATGTGCCTCATAACTTTTTATTAAAGTCATTAAATAATTTACATGCTCTGGAATAATAACACTTTTTTCAATCATAAAATACCTCATTTCAAATAAGAGAATATATTTTCCAAATTTGAAAAATTCAATAATTAATTAGTTAGTTAAAAAGTCTTTAGTGTAATTTACTTTATTTTTTAATATATAAAAAGCTTATTACTATAACTTAATTTAATTAAGTTTTAGCCTATCCTCTAAAAATTTATTGAAATTTAATGAAAATAAGCCTAAATTAAGATTATTTAATGAAAATAAAAGAAATAGATAATTTATAGTATCATTGAGCTGTTTAAATTACTCTTAAATTATTTAAATCATTAAAAAAAATTTTAATAAATATAATCAATCAATATTTCAAAAAATAAAAAAAAATAAAAAAATAGCTATAAATTTTTTCTATAAAATATAAAAAATAAAAACAAATATTTAACAAAATATTAATTAATAAAAACAAATAGAGTAATTAATTGAATTATTAAAAATAAGGAACTTAAGATAAAATGAAAATATTTGAAATTAAAAGCCATGATGGCCCTGGAAGATATGGGAAACTTGGAGATTGGGAAAGTCCATTAATAATCAATAAAGATGATTTTACAATAGCTAAAGATGAATCTTCAGCATACGATGTTGAAAAAGAAATAGCAGAGTGGAGTGTAAGTCAAACTATTGAAAAAGCTAAAACTGTTAAAGATAAGGAAATAGCTGTTATTCAAGGAAGCAAATACATTGATTTACGTATTAAATGTTTAAAAGAACTTGAAGAGCTTGGTTATAATGGATTTATAATAGCAAATGCAGATGACCTGCTTCTTCATCCAAGAGACTTAGTTGATTTAGTTGTTAGACTTAGAGAAAATATGAAGTCCAGTAGCTATTTAATATTTCCATTTGCTGAAGCTCAATTTATTCCCCTTCTTGTTTATATGGGAATAGATGCATTCTTTGATGATATTGGCGAATATTATAGTTATATCAATGTATTGATGAGTCCAACTAAAAATTATGACTTAGAAACTTATAAACTCTATGAT
The DNA window shown above is from Methanobrevibacter olleyae and carries:
- a CDS encoding DUF749 domain-containing protein, which encodes MFIAILGGIFKYKDLPEEYGPYVQFKAAIEGRDVIDDSDEIAILDITGTGSHHVLFLDRYNNLNEIKRELREADAKVNVTTLKILEGHL
- a CDS encoding metallophosphoesterase family protein, which produces MKILAISDIHGKKSENLINYLKNEDISLVLIAGDITDFSITEFEPLSFVKPFIDELVEECDVDVFAIPGNCDPAGICNVIKESGPDERPAFCLHDQLISYENVVIMGYGGSNPTPFNTPGEIDDDKIYLHVYELLAEYDYIGNDAVPRVTILLTHAPPYDTKADTIENGTHVGSQGVKKPIHEFQPDINICGHVHEACSIDKVGKTTIANPGMLEDNHAILIEVDEDAKFNVEIVDL
- the hdrB gene encoding CoB--CoM heterodisulfide reductase subunit B — its product is MEIAYFLGCIMNNRYPGIEKATRMLFEKLDIELKDMEGASCCPAPGVFGSFDQTTWATIAARNLAIAEDMGLEIMTECNGCFGSLRECDHLLKENAAKKDEINEILAETTDKQFKGETKVRHLAEILYNDVGLDKISEMFTKNLDLNVAVHYGCHFLKPTDEVGIEESAENPTILDELVEITGAKSIPYNNKMMCCGAGGGLRSRDLDVTLSYTKEKLDAMAEAGADAIIDVCPFCHLQFDVGQTEVNEKYGTDFSIPVFHLAQLYGLAMGLSAEDLTLDAQLIDSSKALAKLE
- a CDS encoding CBS domain-containing protein; amino-acid sequence: MMLEKTKVKDLMTKDVLTVNCDEETVFAFEKLMKYKISAMPVVDDGKMVGIVTATDLGHNLILDKYQYGTKVKSVMVKDVASVSSENTIKDAISIMFDKAPGDSIINQLPVVDDGELVGIISDGDIIKILKE
- a CDS encoding transglutaminase domain-containing protein encodes the protein MIFLALLLVLIFSISSASSQSIKIDDTNNINDNKVLKSNSLSNSLITEKTNLSATTKVKTNTTNTKKTNTTKKTTTEKTKENTTTVTKKTLAKTSASFMNYVEKNGKFPKVKISNKNYSNTEYLYLISKAIENNSNSEIEIKKNLIKPYNNSNSKSVKGNLNKTEYVKIASKTREFIEKNKRAPNWASSSKGNIHYNQLILTFSKCLDNYNKTNKLPNSIKLDDLDLNKIKTKLNKKTSKSTTDNKVNSTNKSTTNTSSKITTNKSTTNTSSKITTNKSTTNTSSKITANKPIATKTNLTKTEPKDTATKINPSTENKNNLNLVERTMNSINSILNNILEKLNPFKYKLDLTRSDEANIKLNNSKVNIDGDKSTINVKVSTKDRNNLTNANTTTTKKTNTTNTKNTNTTTKTNTTSSKNTNTTKTTSKTKANIASINKTSINEDLKKYLSSSKNCQVNNKAIKDLAKTLTSSLKTNYEKAKKLFNWVRDNIQYTKYRNTRKGAVKTLQTKKGNCVDQSHLLIALSRASGIPARYVKGTNCKFSNGYVSGHIWTQMYIGNKWIVADTTSSRNSLGKIKNWNTKNYTLCGEFSSISF
- a CDS encoding DUF2096 domain-containing protein encodes the protein MSTLPIERSWLVIVNLSTELYKKGIQIPNEINKDLGLVKSQIGFYKKDPSHPDMINEMAKADMSLNEIQGVLLSLAESYDKGFYEEWLDKLQRANKGEEIFKTPDTQSKFILNAPPGFSYAKITLKNPIAEDRVQEIAEYYGLIMEFDSDLTIALYGEKPKIQSALREMAPFFLE
- the hdrC gene encoding CoB--CoM heterodisulfide reductase subunit C, whose protein sequence is MSVLDTLKSLLGGTKKDIDKNLTKEAESVEEAADSIQTSSEEEIETKSDSETISEEETLEAEAPEEEEEIIIPIHTEASEEVEASEEVEAEEEVEEIPGEEASLENEEESSDDKLSEDEESLEDASEENEESDNMTLLKENDVYSMDDIDKEFTQKFVDAGIETVDHCFQCGTCGGGCPSGRRTPYRVRQIVRKCLLGLKDEVISDPALWMCTTCYTCQERCPRSVKIVDIIKMARNEAAKAGYMADSHKATGSYVIKTGHGVPINDKTRDLRKAIGLDELPPSVHSFPEALEEVQKICVACGFDNLIGFNMETGKLE
- a CDS encoding 2-phosphoglycerate kinase gives rise to the protein MVLVRREVKGKVYTEPFSKGILSRSLIRAELKPNKAHEISNKIESDLVEKSITTISTNDLVNRIIELLEEENPLIAENYLNWRKIRNSDDPLIILIGGASGVGTSSISYEVSRRLGIKSMISTDMIREVMRKIVSKELSPVIHESSFSSQKGFRVAPPPEFDYVLAGFKDHVGTVSVGIEAVIERALTEGISIIIEGVHLVPGFIRKDLMDKDNVLMFTLTLKDEEMHKSRFYSRCNDGWASRPLKKYLDNFDSIRKTLKYMEDQAKKEGVPIIENVDMVETREFIIKAIAKYYGGLNDVRKD
- a CDS encoding radical SAM protein, coding for MFKEKNIIIKNPLKSDIRFGLVYPNVYKTAMSSLGYQIIYNYINEREDSYCERIIYPSIRSLETNSPLSDFDIISFSLQYEQDYFNILEILKEANIPLRREDRTNEDPLIIAGGPCASSNPLPLSDFIDIFVVGEAEAVLYDFLDLYLELNLSNKKNNKKINNRGVNFRSKRDLSPFLDIQGLYISEFNNNTEIALSEDMDKIYHLTYPIVSETDDKDFIPAFSNSILLNVSRACTRGCRFCMSSYLYRPLRETNLDYLFSIAEEARENTGLNKISLIGAAVSDYSKINELTNGLKEKGFQVSMPSMRIESITKETLIALKSSGLKTLTIAPESIYSLRCRINKDIEDEDVFRVIGDAVELGFNIKLYFLIGLPYETQEDICQLASLMKQIDSMKYKFNSKSKTSTKKAKVSISFSVNPLIPKAHTPLQWETYNMKDIKLKIKYLKKNLKGLDIKFDSAKMGLIQYVLSCGDREIGNLIEKSLNKKISIKEWGENAPNYTLEDKLPWDCIDVSVSKEFLKLEYEKIKNSQQTPWCEDGDCYNCGACN